In Fodinibius saliphilus, a genomic segment contains:
- the ybeY gene encoding rRNA maturation RNase YbeY, with translation MKGKLPDVQVFNQTDYEVPLPSEKYIAVASALSKSEGCEFNFIEVVYVDEDEIVRINENHLERDYVTDIITFRYDESTNNKSIEGTMYCCAPRIKEQAVEFDEPLKREFLRIYIHGLLHLAGYEDKTNEQKQLMTAKENDYLSIA, from the coding sequence ATGAAAGGTAAGCTGCCTGATGTCCAGGTTTTTAACCAAACAGACTATGAAGTTCCACTTCCATCCGAAAAATATATTGCAGTAGCTTCTGCCCTTTCTAAATCGGAGGGTTGTGAATTTAATTTTATTGAAGTTGTGTATGTGGATGAAGATGAGATCGTCCGTATAAACGAAAATCATCTTGAGCGAGATTATGTGACCGACATTATTACTTTTCGGTATGATGAATCTACCAACAATAAGTCCATAGAAGGAACTATGTACTGTTGTGCCCCTCGAATTAAAGAACAGGCTGTAGAATTTGATGAACCCTTAAAGAGAGAATTTTTACGGATATATATCCATGGCTTATTACACCTTGCGGGCTATGAAGATAAAACAAACGAACAGAAGCAGTTGATGACTGCCAAAGAAAACGATTACCTTAGTATCGCTTAA
- a CDS encoding DUF445 domain-containing protein — MGKQQLETNEDSKKALDVAKDKTREHARHLWKIVAQYSKIDELTKTSAPPTTPPQRKTLYSASLIKFLSIVPYLLGIMFFISFFWDFNGLSTGLWGWQLKFEGLLKIVSVSGLIGFFTNWLAITMLFKPAEKRPILGHGLIPAQKNRIAYRLSHAVSEDLINPEIIKKKISESNVISRYREESTKYIKSIIDNPEFRDELKEWVIIYLDEMIADPEIRGALAGRILLQIEDAIHDKSFEKVALKAYSFVKGQEMQHIIEEALIQIPTSVESGLNKMDDLLDELPQKIDDHSDAIENIVTSLLYKLINQLNVQKLVEENLRSYDEQHISNIIKSATNEQLHYIQYLGAILGLIGGFIIWEPLLSVIILAVLSGTLLSLDTILMKRAK, encoded by the coding sequence ATGGGCAAACAACAGTTAGAAACCAACGAAGATAGTAAAAAAGCACTTGATGTAGCCAAAGATAAAACCCGTGAGCATGCTCGTCACCTTTGGAAAATCGTTGCTCAATACAGCAAGATTGACGAACTCACCAAAACTTCTGCCCCTCCCACAACACCACCTCAGCGTAAAACACTCTACAGTGCCTCACTCATTAAGTTTTTATCTATTGTCCCCTACCTGTTGGGGATAATGTTTTTCATTTCATTCTTTTGGGATTTTAACGGGCTTTCCACGGGACTCTGGGGATGGCAACTCAAATTTGAGGGCCTTCTTAAAATAGTAAGTGTAAGTGGATTAATCGGATTTTTTACCAACTGGCTTGCTATTACTATGCTTTTCAAACCTGCTGAGAAACGTCCTATTCTAGGACACGGACTTATTCCGGCACAAAAAAACCGTATCGCCTATCGTTTGTCTCACGCAGTATCTGAGGACTTAATCAATCCGGAAATAATAAAGAAAAAGATTAGTGAATCAAATGTAATAAGCCGTTATCGGGAAGAATCAACCAAATACATTAAAAGTATTATTGATAATCCAGAGTTTCGGGATGAGTTAAAAGAATGGGTCATTATTTACCTCGATGAAATGATTGCTGATCCTGAAATTCGTGGTGCTCTTGCCGGGCGTATACTTCTTCAAATTGAAGATGCAATTCATGATAAATCTTTTGAAAAAGTAGCCCTCAAAGCCTACTCCTTTGTAAAAGGCCAAGAGATGCAGCATATTATTGAAGAAGCTCTTATTCAAATCCCGACCTCTGTTGAAAGTGGGTTAAACAAGATGGATGACTTGCTGGATGAACTGCCCCAAAAAATTGATGATCACAGTGATGCCATCGAAAATATTGTTACATCACTGCTGTACAAGCTTATCAATCAACTCAATGTTCAAAAGCTAGTAGAAGAAAATTTACGTAGTTATGATGAACAGCATATCTCAAATATCATAAAATCTGCTACGAATGAACAGCTACATTATATTCAATATTTAGGGGCGATACTTGGTTTAATAGGCGGTTTTATTATTTGGGAACCCCTTCTCAGCGTTATAATCCTCGCTGTATTATCCGGTACCCTACTATCCCTTGATACCATACTTATGAAACGAGCCAAATAA
- a CDS encoding carbon-nitrogen hydrolase family protein: MMSSSYKAAVIQMNSQTDLDENLEKAFNLIKEASENGALVAGLPENFAFLGGLSMRMERADEIAERIPQFLSKTAKDFGLYIMGGSYPVPTKEGKVYNHSTIYGPDGMKRSSYNKIHLFDVDLSEEESYRESDYVKAGKVEPVIYEDETIGDWGLSVCYDLRFPELYRILADRAQVLSVPSAFTYTTGQDHWKVLLKARAIENTSYIFAPAQTGTHGPNRKTWGHAMIIDPWGDIIANAGKEPGVAYGEIEPSKMKIVREKIPSLQHRRFQL; this comes from the coding sequence ATGATGTCATCATCTTATAAGGCCGCTGTTATCCAAATGAATAGTCAAACAGATCTTGATGAGAATCTGGAAAAGGCATTTAATTTGATCAAAGAAGCCTCTGAAAATGGGGCACTCGTTGCAGGTCTCCCTGAAAACTTTGCATTTCTTGGAGGGTTATCGATGCGGATGGAGCGGGCTGATGAGATTGCCGAACGCATACCCCAATTTCTGTCAAAAACGGCAAAAGATTTTGGATTATACATAATGGGGGGCAGCTATCCCGTACCGACCAAAGAAGGGAAAGTTTACAACCACTCTACCATTTATGGTCCTGATGGAATGAAACGTTCATCATATAATAAAATTCATCTTTTTGATGTAGATCTAAGTGAAGAGGAATCATATCGTGAATCGGATTATGTCAAAGCCGGAAAGGTTGAACCGGTTATCTATGAAGATGAAACTATAGGGGATTGGGGATTGTCGGTCTGTTATGATCTCCGTTTTCCGGAACTTTACCGCATATTAGCTGATAGGGCACAGGTATTATCGGTACCTTCGGCCTTTACTTATACTACAGGGCAAGATCATTGGAAAGTGCTGCTCAAAGCTAGGGCAATAGAAAATACCAGTTATATTTTTGCACCGGCACAAACAGGTACTCACGGACCAAATAGAAAAACATGGGGACATGCAATGATTATAGATCCCTGGGGCGATATTATTGCTAATGCCGGTAAAGAACCGGGAGTAGCTTATGGTGAGATTGAACCTTCTAAAATGAAAATAGTACGGGAAAAAATCCCTTCTCTACAACATCGTAGGTTTCAACTGTAG
- a CDS encoding amidohydrolase family protein yields MKYYKSFLTTCLLVFVIGMSAEAQITEKAEYGKFAITNATIHTVSDGVIQNGVVLINGEKIVHVGKNAKITADYQRIDATGKHLYPGFMDAGTQLGLQEIGAVAVTNDQAELGDLNPHVRAFTAINPSSVNIPVTRVNGITHVVSLPVSGLISGKGTLIDLYGYSPDSMAVSANTGLHLNWPNSQKRGWWDDRSDKKIKKEYEEKLKTLNNFWSKAEFYHKMMLAYEANPQNKEKPDADKKMQAMREVITGEIPVIISVDAKKDILNAIEWTKEHPEARFILAGVQDGWRVADEIADAGLPCLVSTLYTPQRDYDNYQRPYQNPGKLHEAGVKVAIATGGVENVRNAPYHAGYAATYGLGKKEALKAITLNAAEIFDVGDQLGSIEKGKQANLFISDGDPFEPMNHIEQVFIRGYKIPMVSRHTQLYEEYLNRGAKSNK; encoded by the coding sequence ATGAAGTATTATAAATCATTTTTGACAACATGCCTGTTGGTTTTTGTTATCGGAATGAGCGCCGAAGCTCAAATTACCGAAAAAGCTGAATATGGCAAGTTCGCAATTACAAATGCCACCATCCATACTGTGAGCGATGGTGTTATCCAGAATGGAGTGGTATTGATCAATGGCGAAAAGATTGTCCATGTCGGTAAAAATGCAAAGATTACCGCGGATTATCAGCGTATTGATGCAACCGGAAAGCATCTGTATCCTGGATTTATGGATGCAGGAACCCAACTCGGACTTCAAGAAATTGGAGCTGTAGCAGTGACGAATGATCAAGCTGAATTGGGTGATTTGAATCCCCATGTACGAGCATTTACTGCTATTAATCCAAGTAGTGTTAATATCCCGGTCACACGGGTAAATGGTATTACTCATGTAGTTTCCTTACCCGTTTCAGGTTTGATTTCAGGAAAAGGAACACTCATTGACCTTTATGGCTATTCACCTGATTCCATGGCTGTATCTGCTAATACGGGTTTACACTTAAACTGGCCAAATTCTCAAAAAAGAGGATGGTGGGATGACCGCAGTGACAAAAAGATTAAAAAAGAGTATGAAGAAAAGCTTAAAACTCTGAATAATTTTTGGTCTAAAGCTGAATTTTACCATAAGATGATGTTGGCTTATGAAGCCAATCCACAAAATAAAGAGAAACCCGATGCCGATAAAAAAATGCAGGCGATGAGAGAAGTTATAACTGGAGAAATACCGGTAATAATCTCTGTTGATGCTAAAAAAGATATATTGAATGCTATAGAGTGGACAAAAGAACATCCTGAAGCACGTTTTATTTTAGCAGGCGTACAAGATGGATGGCGGGTAGCTGACGAAATTGCTGATGCCGGTCTACCGTGTTTGGTTTCTACACTTTATACCCCTCAGCGAGATTACGATAATTATCAGAGGCCTTATCAAAATCCCGGAAAGCTACATGAAGCCGGAGTTAAAGTTGCTATTGCTACTGGTGGAGTTGAAAATGTGCGTAATGCGCCTTACCACGCTGGGTACGCGGCAACGTATGGGTTGGGAAAGAAAGAGGCTCTCAAAGCAATTACACTCAATGCTGCAGAGATATTCGATGTTGGGGATCAGCTGGGTAGTATTGAAAAAGGAAAGCAGGCAAATCTCTTTATCTCCGATGGTGATCCCTTTGAGCCGATGAACCATATTGAGCAGGTTTTTATCCGTGGTTATAAAATTCCAATGGTAAGTCGACATACGCAACTTTATGAGGAGTATCTGAATAGAGGAGCAAAATCGAATAAATAA
- a CDS encoding amidohydrolase family protein, translated as MKKLLLLVIALCIGVSGYAQKTGSVLIKNGTVMTITDGNKADTDVLIEDGVITKIGKDLSAPRGVEIVDAGSKYVMPGIIDAHSHIAAVDVNEWTNPVTAEVSMEESIDPTDVNIYWALAGGVTSIHLMHGSANVIGGQNETLKLRYGSSMDEMRFKGAPRTIKFALGENPTRVHGQGFDVKPRSRMGVEQVVRDHFDAALDYKRNRQEYLDAKEAYESGDRDNPPIPVAKNERLEVLVDIIEGEVWVHTHSYRADEIVMLMRVFNDYGIENYTFQHANEAFKVAPELKKNNAYTSVFADWWAYKFEVYYSTAYNASILNANGVRNSINSDSGELIRHLNHEAAKAVHYGGTSKQDALKMITINPAMQLGIDDKVGSIEEGKHGDIAIWNGHPLSIYSIAEKTYVDGKKYFDRSEDKNDMRLEADAETDFDEGRSRWYNENGRQNNTCLQGAEIRFTKKGMKLNQSRN; from the coding sequence ATGAAGAAGCTATTATTATTAGTTATAGCACTGTGTATTGGCGTTAGTGGATATGCACAGAAAACAGGCTCTGTTTTAATTAAAAATGGTACGGTAATGACCATCACTGATGGCAATAAAGCCGATACCGATGTATTAATTGAAGATGGAGTCATCACGAAAATAGGAAAAGATCTTTCCGCTCCCAGGGGAGTTGAAATAGTTGATGCCGGTAGTAAGTATGTAATGCCGGGAATTATTGATGCGCACTCACATATAGCTGCAGTTGATGTGAATGAGTGGACCAATCCTGTAACTGCTGAAGTCTCAATGGAGGAATCCATCGATCCTACAGATGTCAATATTTATTGGGCACTGGCAGGAGGGGTAACCTCAATTCATCTGATGCACGGGTCCGCAAATGTAATTGGTGGTCAAAATGAGACACTAAAGCTGCGCTATGGATCCAGTATGGATGAAATGCGTTTCAAGGGGGCACCCCGAACTATAAAGTTTGCACTCGGTGAGAACCCCACACGCGTGCATGGTCAGGGATTTGACGTTAAGCCTCGTAGTCGTATGGGTGTTGAACAGGTTGTGCGAGATCATTTTGATGCAGCCTTGGACTATAAACGCAACCGACAAGAATACTTGGATGCGAAAGAAGCTTACGAGAGCGGAGACCGCGATAATCCTCCTATCCCAGTAGCAAAGAATGAGCGTTTAGAGGTATTAGTTGATATTATTGAAGGTGAAGTTTGGGTACACACCCACTCGTACCGTGCAGATGAAATTGTAATGTTGATGCGCGTTTTCAATGATTACGGAATCGAGAATTATACCTTCCAACATGCTAATGAAGCGTTTAAAGTAGCACCGGAGCTTAAAAAAAATAATGCATATACCTCCGTGTTTGCAGATTGGTGGGCCTATAAGTTCGAGGTATACTACTCTACGGCTTATAATGCTTCCATACTCAATGCCAATGGCGTAAGAAATAGTATTAACTCTGACAGTGGTGAACTTATTCGTCACCTTAATCACGAGGCTGCAAAAGCAGTACACTATGGAGGCACTTCTAAGCAAGATGCTCTAAAGATGATTACGATTAATCCGGCAATGCAGTTGGGTATTGATGATAAGGTTGGCAGTATTGAAGAAGGAAAACACGGAGATATAGCTATCTGGAACGGCCATCCGTTGAGTATCTACAGTATTGCTGAGAAAACGTATGTGGATGGAAAGAAATATTTTGACCGCTCAGAAGATAAGAATGATATGCGACTGGAAGCAGATGCCGAGACTGATTTTGATGAAGGCCGCAGCCGTTGGTACAATGAAAACGGTCGTCAGAACAATACATGCCTGCAAGGAGCTGAGATTCGCTTCACTAAGAAGGGCATGAAGCTCAATCAGAGTAGAAATTAA
- a CDS encoding amidohydrolase family protein, translating into MKLVRTTVLCIALLMVYSLPVLSQTSPAEAFKNVIIHAADGETIESGTIVWRNGVITSLGKDVTIPFDAYVRDGGDSLHVYPGFIDGLAHWGSPDIANDSKQPDEPGNPSYARAGIQPDRSAADQLKFDDSAFDDAPKHGFTTAAIGLKGRMLAGQVDLFSINGEKTKEHMLENGIGVLAQFEEAGGTAYPSTTMGIMTTFRQLFNDAEALRQQQQYYASTSGNYSAPEKDKVLEALYPVMDQEQPFYFAVDSKENIERLFWLQDELGFEVVIVSGKEAYKKADALKERNIPVLASIDLPEKPDWKKAEEKEDESEAKEELEEVTEEMRVFRDRQLTAYKADIRNIRKLVDAGVKVGYASHGIKLSDIQKNIITLNEEGELSEGDILKMLTQNTAEILGYGNKMGDIAAGNMASFTVFSKPFTEKETKVLFSVSDGKLSEFESESSNE; encoded by the coding sequence ATGAAGTTAGTGCGTACCACTGTGTTATGTATCGCCCTTCTGATGGTGTATTCATTACCAGTTTTGTCACAGACCTCACCTGCTGAGGCTTTTAAGAATGTGATAATTCATGCTGCAGATGGAGAAACCATAGAAAGTGGCACTATTGTTTGGCGTAATGGGGTAATAACCTCATTGGGCAAGGATGTGACCATTCCATTTGATGCTTATGTTCGTGATGGCGGTGACAGCCTCCATGTATATCCCGGATTTATTGATGGCCTGGCACATTGGGGAAGTCCCGATATTGCAAATGACTCAAAACAACCTGATGAGCCCGGAAACCCCAGCTATGCCAGAGCAGGTATACAACCAGATCGTTCAGCTGCAGACCAGTTAAAGTTTGATGATTCAGCATTTGACGACGCCCCCAAACATGGATTTACCACGGCTGCTATTGGTTTAAAGGGACGTATGCTGGCAGGACAAGTCGATTTGTTTTCGATCAACGGTGAAAAAACGAAAGAGCATATGCTTGAAAATGGTATAGGGGTATTAGCTCAATTTGAAGAGGCAGGGGGTACAGCTTATCCTTCTACTACAATGGGTATTATGACAACCTTCCGTCAATTATTCAACGATGCCGAGGCATTACGTCAACAGCAACAATACTATGCCTCAACATCTGGGAATTATTCTGCACCGGAAAAAGACAAGGTTTTGGAAGCATTATATCCCGTAATGGATCAGGAGCAACCTTTCTACTTTGCTGTTGATAGTAAAGAGAACATAGAACGACTTTTTTGGTTGCAAGATGAACTTGGCTTTGAGGTTGTGATTGTGTCTGGCAAGGAAGCATATAAGAAAGCTGATGCATTGAAAGAGCGTAATATTCCCGTATTGGCGAGTATTGATCTTCCAGAAAAGCCCGACTGGAAAAAGGCTGAAGAAAAGGAAGACGAAAGTGAAGCTAAAGAAGAGCTCGAAGAAGTAACCGAGGAGATGCGTGTATTTCGTGATCGGCAATTAACAGCTTATAAAGCAGATATTAGAAATATCCGAAAGCTTGTTGATGCTGGTGTGAAAGTAGGCTATGCCTCACATGGGATTAAGCTTTCCGATATTCAAAAGAATATTATAACCCTTAATGAAGAGGGCGAACTTTCCGAAGGTGATATTTTAAAAATGCTGACTCAGAATACAGCAGAAATTTTGGGATATGGGAATAAGATGGGAGACATTGCAGCAGGCAATATGGCCAGCTTTACAGTATTCTCTAAACCATTTACCGAGAAGGAAACGAAGGTCCTTTTCTCTGTATCAGATGGAAAGCTTTCAGAATTTGAATCAGAATCTTCCAACGAGTAA
- a CDS encoding acyl-CoA carboxylase subunit beta: MSSSNSSSSQDLKSLIKQINETENEIKKGGGEKRIAKHHNKGKLTARERIDMLIDEDTELYELGLWAGYEMYEEEGGCPSGGVVTGIGSVSGRDCIIVANDATVKAGAWFPITAKKNLRAQEIALENKLPILYLVDSAGVYLPMQDEIFPDKDHFGRIFRNNARLSAEGIPQIAAIMGSCVAGGAYLPIMSDEALIVDGTGSVFLAGSYLVKAAIGEDVDNETLGGATTHTEISGVTDYKVQDDEECLETVRDLVDKLGPFDKAGFNRTEAVAPARNADEIFDVFPDDRTKPYDMHEVLECVVDKDSFTEFKKGYGQTLITGFARIDGWSVGIVANQRKITRTNKGEMQVGGVIYSDSADKAARFIMNCNQKKIPLVFLQDVSGFMIGKRAEHGGIIKDGAKMVNAVSNSTVPKITIVVGNSYGAGNYAMCGRAYDPRFMYAWPSAQIAVMGGTQAAKVLTQIRVSSLEKQGKEITEEEEQQIMKEISERYEHQTDARYAAARLWVDGIINPVDTRDRISHAIKCANHNPEMDDFKTGVMQV; this comes from the coding sequence ATGAGTTCCAGCAATTCTAGTTCTTCGCAAGATTTAAAATCACTTATTAAGCAGATTAATGAAACTGAAAATGAGATAAAAAAAGGAGGTGGAGAGAAAAGGATTGCGAAACATCATAATAAAGGTAAGCTCACGGCTCGTGAACGTATCGATATGTTAATTGATGAGGATACGGAGCTCTATGAATTGGGGCTATGGGCCGGATACGAGATGTATGAAGAGGAAGGCGGATGCCCGTCTGGTGGAGTGGTAACGGGAATCGGCAGTGTATCGGGGAGAGATTGTATTATTGTAGCCAATGATGCAACCGTAAAAGCGGGGGCTTGGTTTCCAATAACGGCAAAGAAAAATTTAAGGGCTCAGGAGATTGCATTAGAAAATAAACTCCCTATTCTTTATCTGGTTGATTCTGCAGGGGTTTACCTTCCGATGCAGGATGAAATATTTCCGGATAAAGACCATTTTGGTCGAATTTTTAGAAATAATGCTCGCTTAAGTGCCGAAGGAATCCCACAGATTGCTGCTATTATGGGCAGCTGTGTGGCAGGAGGGGCATATTTACCCATTATGAGTGATGAAGCATTAATTGTGGATGGTACCGGTAGTGTGTTCTTGGCCGGAAGTTATCTTGTAAAAGCAGCAATAGGTGAAGACGTAGATAATGAAACACTCGGTGGTGCCACTACCCATACAGAAATAAGTGGGGTAACAGATTATAAGGTTCAAGATGATGAAGAGTGTTTAGAGACTGTACGAGATCTGGTAGATAAGTTGGGGCCTTTTGACAAGGCGGGTTTCAATCGAACAGAAGCTGTAGCCCCTGCACGCAATGCGGATGAAATTTTTGATGTTTTCCCTGATGATAGAACAAAACCTTATGATATGCATGAGGTTTTGGAATGTGTAGTTGATAAAGATTCATTTACAGAGTTTAAAAAGGGCTACGGACAAACATTAATTACGGGTTTCGCTCGTATTGACGGATGGAGTGTAGGTATTGTTGCTAATCAGCGCAAAATTACCCGGACTAATAAGGGGGAAATGCAGGTTGGTGGGGTCATATATTCTGACTCAGCCGATAAAGCAGCACGGTTTATAATGAACTGTAACCAGAAAAAAATACCACTGGTCTTTTTACAAGATGTTTCAGGTTTCATGATTGGGAAGCGAGCAGAACATGGAGGAATCATTAAAGATGGTGCTAAAATGGTGAATGCGGTATCTAACAGTACGGTACCCAAGATTACTATTGTTGTTGGTAATAGTTATGGCGCCGGAAACTATGCCATGTGTGGTAGAGCTTATGATCCTCGCTTTATGTATGCCTGGCCATCAGCTCAGATAGCAGTAATGGGAGGAACACAAGCTGCTAAAGTTTTAACTCAAATTCGGGTTTCATCACTTGAAAAACAGGGTAAAGAGATTACTGAAGAGGAAGAGCAACAGATTATGAAAGAGATTAGTGAGCGATATGAACACCAAACAGATGCACGTTATGCCGCTGCACGACTATGGGTAGATGGTATTATTAATCCTGTTGATACACGTGATAGAATTTCACACGCGATAAAATGTGCTAACCACAATCCTGAAATGGATGATTTTAAAACAGGTGTTATGCAGGTTTAA
- a CDS encoding GWxTD domain-containing protein yields the protein MKSFNYLLSTALFVLGMLFISDTASAQWNTEYQQLVNTKEKNPISVHIITLPEKSDSTVTLGIVFSMPYSYLHFKKNDHSNNGNDFSTSLEFNVEVFKNTKTHSSSNDEFSIEGLEPIARDFWEDTVYAKNYEQSQSREYFLNRYLKIPLPPGTYDYVLQMKKSTDSQSRISQRQTVHISSFKNGKKGNVILGNKLTKENGDLQLSLSRLGSNVTYGKNFYMLAYIPDYDSTTNYSLEINNLEVSQKDTSQSSTVYSHTLSRDDIKTEVLPTLSKDKEGKTQIRLQNIENSYTYALVKVPNKKFPNGFYRLTISKSGQDKAIVYETYKSIWVDMPKSLLNLNVAIDMLHYIVDDKTLDRLSNGSAKEREQKFHNFWKERDPSPNTDYNELMAEYYRRIDYAYNKFSTQNRAGHKSDRGKVYIKFGPPKDMQRKFPTNGPTTEIWTYPSRKFIFHATTGFGDFKLVSKEKL from the coding sequence GTGAAATCATTTAATTATTTATTATCAACAGCGCTGTTTGTCTTGGGTATGCTTTTTATTTCCGATACTGCTTCTGCCCAATGGAATACGGAATACCAACAATTAGTAAATACAAAAGAAAAGAACCCTATTTCGGTTCATATAATTACCTTACCGGAAAAGTCAGACTCGACTGTTACCTTAGGTATTGTATTCAGTATGCCTTACAGCTATTTACATTTTAAGAAAAATGACCATTCTAATAATGGAAATGATTTTTCTACCAGTCTTGAATTCAATGTAGAGGTTTTTAAAAATACAAAAACACACTCATCTTCAAATGATGAATTCTCAATTGAGGGATTAGAGCCTATTGCCCGGGACTTTTGGGAAGACACTGTTTATGCTAAAAACTATGAACAAAGCCAATCTAGGGAATATTTTTTAAACAGATATTTAAAAATACCGTTACCCCCCGGAACGTATGATTATGTACTGCAAATGAAAAAAAGTACAGATTCTCAAAGCAGAATATCGCAAAGACAAACAGTACATATCTCCTCCTTCAAAAATGGAAAGAAGGGTAACGTTATTTTGGGGAATAAACTCACAAAAGAAAATGGAGATTTACAGTTGAGTTTATCACGATTAGGCAGCAATGTAACTTATGGCAAGAATTTTTATATGCTGGCGTATATCCCTGACTACGATTCTACAACCAATTACTCACTTGAGATAAATAATCTGGAAGTCTCACAAAAAGATACAAGCCAAAGTAGTACTGTTTATTCACATACTCTTTCCAGAGATGACATTAAAACAGAGGTTCTTCCTACTCTATCAAAAGATAAAGAGGGTAAAACTCAAATCCGCCTACAGAATATTGAGAATAGCTATACCTATGCCTTAGTTAAAGTACCTAATAAGAAATTCCCAAATGGATTTTATCGCTTAACAATTTCAAAAAGCGGTCAGGATAAGGCTATCGTTTATGAAACTTATAAATCTATTTGGGTAGATATGCCCAAAAGTCTGCTCAACTTAAATGTTGCAATAGATATGTTGCACTATATCGTCGATGACAAAACACTTGATCGTCTATCAAATGGTTCGGCCAAAGAAAGAGAACAAAAATTCCATAATTTTTGGAAAGAGCGAGACCCAAGCCCAAATACAGATTATAATGAACTTATGGCCGAGTATTATCGGCGTATAGATTATGCTTACAACAAATTTTCAACCCAAAACAGAGCAGGTCATAAAAGTGACCGTGGTAAAGTTTATATTAAGTTTGGCCCCCCAAAAGATATGCAACGAAAGTTTCCTACAAACGGCCCTACAACAGAGATCTGGACCTACCCATCCAGAAAATTTATATTTCATGCCACAACAGGGTTTGGGGACTTTAAACTGGTCTCAAAAGAAAAGCTTTAG
- the pdxA gene encoding 4-hydroxythreonine-4-phosphate dehydrogenase PdxA yields the protein MSTINQRIVISSGDFNGIGPEVILKTLAIQPRDSVTPIILGNADVFDFYSKRITEEVKYHQIHSIDNIKEGHVNILECYGDESPDVNPGIFTKQSGKCAMLAVEKGIELCKSNFADALVTAPISKEAVNIAGYQIPGHTEFLAEHTNCTDFMMMLVNNGLRVGLTSVHVPLASVADEITEQNILHHLSIMDRSLKNDFNIEHPNIAVLGLNPHAGDGGIIGNEEIEIISPTIEKAYEGGINASGPHPADGFFGNRKYKEYDGILAMYHDQGLIPFKTLSFGAGVNFTAGLPIIRTSPDHGTAFDIAGAGKANSSSFTQAFELAVTLAKNRQNEVIHS from the coding sequence ATGTCGACAATAAATCAGCGAATAGTAATCAGTAGCGGTGATTTCAACGGAATTGGTCCAGAAGTCATATTAAAAACACTGGCCATACAACCAAGGGATTCTGTTACCCCAATTATTCTGGGTAATGCTGATGTATTCGACTTTTATTCTAAGAGAATTACAGAAGAGGTTAAATATCATCAAATTCATAGCATTGATAATATAAAAGAGGGTCACGTAAATATTCTTGAGTGCTATGGTGATGAATCACCTGATGTTAACCCCGGTATATTTACCAAACAGTCCGGCAAATGTGCTATGCTTGCTGTAGAAAAAGGCATTGAACTATGTAAAAGCAATTTTGCTGATGCTCTTGTTACAGCACCTATATCAAAAGAAGCCGTCAATATTGCTGGCTACCAAATTCCGGGTCATACCGAATTTTTAGCTGAGCATACCAACTGTACAGACTTCATGATGATGTTAGTTAATAATGGACTGAGAGTAGGGTTGACTTCCGTTCATGTGCCTTTGGCTTCGGTAGCTGACGAAATTACCGAGCAAAATATATTGCACCATCTCTCAATTATGGATCGAAGCCTTAAAAATGATTTTAACATCGAGCATCCCAACATTGCCGTATTGGGCTTAAATCCACATGCCGGTGACGGTGGTATTATTGGGAATGAAGAAATTGAAATAATATCACCTACTATCGAAAAAGCCTATGAAGGAGGCATTAATGCAAGTGGGCCTCATCCCGCTGATGGTTTTTTCGGAAACCGAAAATACAAAGAATATGATGGTATATTAGCCATGTATCATGATCAGGGACTGATCCCTTTTAAAACCCTCTCTTTTGGAGCCGGTGTTAATTTTACGGCAGGCCTCCCGATTATTCGCACATCGCCTGACCATGGTACCGCTTTCGACATTGCAGGAGCGGGCAAAGCCAACTCATCTTCTTTTACCCAAGCTTTTGAACTAGCAGTAACTCTTGCTAAGAATCGCCAAAATGAAGTAATACACTCATGA